A region of Solanum dulcamara chromosome 7, daSolDulc1.2, whole genome shotgun sequence DNA encodes the following proteins:
- the LOC129896206 gene encoding centromere protein C isoform X1 — protein MVNEALISDPVDPLHGLAGLSLLPTTVRVSTDAFVSVDPKDLESIHNFMKSMEMKSPGLLEEARAIVDNGAELLNTKFTSFILSKGIDGDLAMKGKEKLQERRPGLGRKRARFSLKPSASQPTVSVAPRLDIDQLSDPVEFFSVAEKLEDAEKEIERQKGSSIHDPDVNNPPVTVRRRRPGILGKSVKYKHRFSSNQPENDDAFISSQETLEEEILVEHGSQLPEELPGLNVELQEADFTGSIKKTENRINEILDELLSGSGEDLDEDMAVSKLQERLQIKPIELGTLCIPEFPVTGKLDGKAFGERIQKPRKFSLEIRELVKSATEGTPSSHKQHVESPASKLASPTPPKSPFASLSLLRKNIMQPNPLRDPFSPLNIDLLSGHPDWSVKMKSQCVNNNVGPTESHGETETLAGCENTNIMVPLRGSDLVHEQLMEKNLGRDSVKTGPNGSRSGMEQRKGYDDTNVNLSMRNVDSHHELDGLDIVKDDSVINVVLKDQQGLETESYINCQKLQDGEVLAETLPSLQAQGKANVTANYTIETVVEDFGSTEIDQQQVDNMPPETVPSAEQDHHFDDSVKDLNSDQLNSVTVEVPSSQVRSKFPEMSPQHYTQAKDDQQKAKRPAVGRRERKHLSSRPSLADAGTSFESGVRRSKRMKTRPLEYWKGERLLYGRVNEGLKLVGLKYISPGKGSFKVKSYIPDDYKDLVDLAARY, from the exons GAAATGAAGAGTCCTGGGCTCTTGGAGGAGGCAAGGGCAATTGTGGATAATGGTGCGGAACTTTTGAACACCAAGTTCACGAGTTTTATACTGTCTAAGGGCATTGATGGGGATCTTGCAATGAAGGGCAAGGAGAAGCTCCAAGAGAGAAGACCGGGCCTTGGTCGTAAAAGGGCTCGATTTTCTCTCAAGCCTAGTGCAAG TCAACCTACTGTCAGCGTAGCTCCTCGTTTAGACATTGATCAACTGTCAGATCCAGTGGAATTTTTCTCAGTTGCTGAAAAGCTAGAAG ATGCTGAAAAGGAAATAGAAAGACAGAAAGGCAGCAGTATCCATGATCCAGATGTGAATAATCCACCCGTCACTGTACGGCGTCGTCGACCAGGCATCTTGGG CAAATCGGTGAAGTATAAGCACCGTTTCTCATCTAACCAGCCTGAGAATGATGATGCATTTATATCATCTCAAGAGACATTGGAGGAAGAGATTCTGGTGGAACATGGTTCTCAGTTGCCAGAAGAGCTCCCTGGCCTCAATGTTGAACTACAAGAAGCAGATTTCACAG GGTCAATAAAGAAAACAGAAAACAGAATCAATGAGATTTTGGATGAATTACTGTCTGGTAGTGGTGAAGATCTAGACGAGGACATGGCAGTATCCAAATTGCAAGAGCGGTTGCAGATCAAGCCCATTGAACTAGGCACCTTATGTATTCCTGAGTTCCCCGTGACTGGAAAGCTTGATGGTAAGGCTTTTGGAGAGAGGATTCAGAAGCCTAGGAAGTTTTCACTGGAGATACGGGAGTTGGTTAAAAGTGCAACTGAGGGAACACCTTCATCTCACAAACAGCATGTAGAAAGTCCTGCCAGTAAATTAGCATCACCCACTCCACCAAAAAGTCCATTTGCTTCATTGTCTTTGTTGAGAAAGAACATTATGCAGCCAAATCCACTGAGAGATCCTTTTTCGCCTCTCAACATTGATCTGCTATCAGGGCATCCAGATTGGTCCGTGAAGATGAAATCACAATGTGTAAATAATAATGTTGGACCCACTGAATCTCATGGTGAGACAGAAACACTTGCTGGTTGTGAAAATACGAATATTATGGTCCCTTTAAGAGGTTCAGACTTAGTGCATGAGCAACTGATGGAAAAGAATTTGGGCAGAGATAGTGTAAAAACTGGGCCAAATGGATCTCGATCTGGAATGGAGCAACGAAAGGGTTATGATGATACTAACGTCAACTTAAGTATGAGAAATGTGGATTCCCACCATGAGTTGGATGGGCTTGACATAGTGAAAGATGATTCAGTGATAAACGTTGTTTTGAAGGATCAACAAGGCCTTGAGACCGAATCCTACATAAACTGTCAAAAGCTGCAGGATGGGGAAGTTCTTGCAGAAACACTACCTTCTCTTCAAGCCCaaggaaaagctaatgttacagCCAATTATACCATTGAAACAGTTGTTGAGGATTTTGGATCAACTGAAATTGATCAGCAG CAGGTTGACAATATGCCACCAGAAACAGTGCCTTCTGCAGAACAAGATCATCACTTTGATGATTCTGTCAAAGACTTGAATAGTG ATCAATTGAACTCAGTTACAGTTGAAGTTCCTTCTAGTCAAGTGAGATCTAAATTTCCTGAGATGAGCCCTCAGCATTACACCCAG GCAAAAGATGATCAGCAGAAAGCAAAGCGACCTGCTGTCGGAAGGCGTGAAAGAAAACATCTTTCTTCTAGGCCAAGTCTAGCAG ATGCTGGTACATCATTTGAAAGTGGGGTTAGACGAAGCAAACGAATGAAGACAAGGCCTTTGGAATATTGGAAAGGCGAAAGATTATTATATGGACGGGTTAATGAGG GTTTGAAGCTTGTTGGCCTGAAATACATTTCTCCAGGAAAGGGATCATTTAAGGTGAAGTCTTATATCCCTGATGACTACAAAGATCTAGTTGATTTGGCAGCTCGCTACTGA
- the LOC129896206 gene encoding centromere protein C isoform X2: protein MVNEALISDPVDPLHGLAGLSLLPTTVRVSTDAFVSVDPKDLESIHNFMKSMEMKSPGLLEEARAIVDNGAELLNTKFTSFILSKGIDGDLAMKGKEKLQERRPGLGRKRARFSLKPSASQPTVSVAPRLDIDQLSDPVEFFSVAEKLEDAEKEIERQKGSSIHDPDVNNPPVTVRRRRPGILGKSVKYKHRFSSNQPENDDAFISSQETLEEEILVEHGSQLPEELPGLNVELQEADFTGSIKKTENRINEILDELLSGSGEDLDEDMAVSKLQERLQIKPIELGTLCIPEFPVTGKLDGKAFGERIQKPRKFSLEIRELVKSATEGTPSSHKQHVESPASKLASPTPPKSPFASLSLLRKNIMQPNPLRDPFSPLNIDLLSGHPDWSVKMKSQCVNNNVGPTESHGETETLAGCENTNIMVPLRGSDLVHEQLMEKNLGRDSVKTGPNGSRSGMEQRKGYDDTNVNLSMRNVDSHHELDGLDIVKDDSVINVVLKDQQGLETESYINCQKLQDGEVLAETLPSLQAQGKANVTANYTIETVVEDFGSTEIDQQVDNMPPETVPSAEQDHHFDDSVKDLNSDQLNSVTVEVPSSQVRSKFPEMSPQHYTQAKDDQQKAKRPAVGRRERKHLSSRPSLADAGTSFESGVRRSKRMKTRPLEYWKGERLLYGRVNEGLKLVGLKYISPGKGSFKVKSYIPDDYKDLVDLAARY from the exons GAAATGAAGAGTCCTGGGCTCTTGGAGGAGGCAAGGGCAATTGTGGATAATGGTGCGGAACTTTTGAACACCAAGTTCACGAGTTTTATACTGTCTAAGGGCATTGATGGGGATCTTGCAATGAAGGGCAAGGAGAAGCTCCAAGAGAGAAGACCGGGCCTTGGTCGTAAAAGGGCTCGATTTTCTCTCAAGCCTAGTGCAAG TCAACCTACTGTCAGCGTAGCTCCTCGTTTAGACATTGATCAACTGTCAGATCCAGTGGAATTTTTCTCAGTTGCTGAAAAGCTAGAAG ATGCTGAAAAGGAAATAGAAAGACAGAAAGGCAGCAGTATCCATGATCCAGATGTGAATAATCCACCCGTCACTGTACGGCGTCGTCGACCAGGCATCTTGGG CAAATCGGTGAAGTATAAGCACCGTTTCTCATCTAACCAGCCTGAGAATGATGATGCATTTATATCATCTCAAGAGACATTGGAGGAAGAGATTCTGGTGGAACATGGTTCTCAGTTGCCAGAAGAGCTCCCTGGCCTCAATGTTGAACTACAAGAAGCAGATTTCACAG GGTCAATAAAGAAAACAGAAAACAGAATCAATGAGATTTTGGATGAATTACTGTCTGGTAGTGGTGAAGATCTAGACGAGGACATGGCAGTATCCAAATTGCAAGAGCGGTTGCAGATCAAGCCCATTGAACTAGGCACCTTATGTATTCCTGAGTTCCCCGTGACTGGAAAGCTTGATGGTAAGGCTTTTGGAGAGAGGATTCAGAAGCCTAGGAAGTTTTCACTGGAGATACGGGAGTTGGTTAAAAGTGCAACTGAGGGAACACCTTCATCTCACAAACAGCATGTAGAAAGTCCTGCCAGTAAATTAGCATCACCCACTCCACCAAAAAGTCCATTTGCTTCATTGTCTTTGTTGAGAAAGAACATTATGCAGCCAAATCCACTGAGAGATCCTTTTTCGCCTCTCAACATTGATCTGCTATCAGGGCATCCAGATTGGTCCGTGAAGATGAAATCACAATGTGTAAATAATAATGTTGGACCCACTGAATCTCATGGTGAGACAGAAACACTTGCTGGTTGTGAAAATACGAATATTATGGTCCCTTTAAGAGGTTCAGACTTAGTGCATGAGCAACTGATGGAAAAGAATTTGGGCAGAGATAGTGTAAAAACTGGGCCAAATGGATCTCGATCTGGAATGGAGCAACGAAAGGGTTATGATGATACTAACGTCAACTTAAGTATGAGAAATGTGGATTCCCACCATGAGTTGGATGGGCTTGACATAGTGAAAGATGATTCAGTGATAAACGTTGTTTTGAAGGATCAACAAGGCCTTGAGACCGAATCCTACATAAACTGTCAAAAGCTGCAGGATGGGGAAGTTCTTGCAGAAACACTACCTTCTCTTCAAGCCCaaggaaaagctaatgttacagCCAATTATACCATTGAAACAGTTGTTGAGGATTTTGGATCAACTGAAATTGATCAGCAG GTTGACAATATGCCACCAGAAACAGTGCCTTCTGCAGAACAAGATCATCACTTTGATGATTCTGTCAAAGACTTGAATAGTG ATCAATTGAACTCAGTTACAGTTGAAGTTCCTTCTAGTCAAGTGAGATCTAAATTTCCTGAGATGAGCCCTCAGCATTACACCCAG GCAAAAGATGATCAGCAGAAAGCAAAGCGACCTGCTGTCGGAAGGCGTGAAAGAAAACATCTTTCTTCTAGGCCAAGTCTAGCAG ATGCTGGTACATCATTTGAAAGTGGGGTTAGACGAAGCAAACGAATGAAGACAAGGCCTTTGGAATATTGGAAAGGCGAAAGATTATTATATGGACGGGTTAATGAGG GTTTGAAGCTTGTTGGCCTGAAATACATTTCTCCAGGAAAGGGATCATTTAAGGTGAAGTCTTATATCCCTGATGACTACAAAGATCTAGTTGATTTGGCAGCTCGCTACTGA